The following are from one region of the Streptomyces decoyicus genome:
- a CDS encoding endonuclease/exonuclease/phosphatase family protein, producing MPSRRSLRRPVTVSAVACAALAGGLLTATQSASAAGARIHDIQGSTRISPLAGQQVGEVSGTVTAVRSFGSARGFWVQDPRPDDDPATSEAVFVFTGKETPKVAVGDALTFSGTISEYYPGGKDAGLQSVTEITGATWTVHSSGAPVPAAFKLTPSSVPNRYAPAAGGKSIESLKLRPGSYALDRYESLEGMRVSVSDAPVVGATNTHHELWATAEPRHQRTARGGTLYRSYADPNGGRVKVTSLIPFSERPFPVADVGDKLTGTTAGPLDYDSFGGYSLQATELGTLTDHGPAPETTRKQKSDELAVATYNVENLAPTTPQAKFDRLAKALVHNLSSPDVVALEEVQDDNGATDNGVVTAGATLTKLTDAIKAAGGPAYEWRQIDPVNDQDGGQPGGNIRVAFLFNPERVSFTDIKGGDATTPVQVVADHGKATLSASPGRIAPADPAWKASRKPLVGQFSLKSRPGSRVFVIANHFNSKGGDQGLDSRFQPPARSSETQRTAQARLVNAFVKDLLAKDPKADVVVAGDLNDYQFSPALKSLTAGGVLTDQVGRLPAAERYGYVYNGNSQVLDHMLTSRRLTRADYDIVHINAEYADQASDHDPQVLRIKP from the coding sequence ATGCCGTCCCGTCGTTCGCTCCGCAGACCGGTCACCGTCAGCGCGGTGGCCTGCGCCGCCCTGGCCGGCGGACTGCTCACCGCAACCCAGTCCGCCTCCGCGGCCGGCGCCCGGATCCACGACATCCAGGGCAGCACCCGAATATCCCCGCTGGCCGGACAGCAGGTCGGCGAGGTGTCCGGCACGGTCACCGCGGTCCGGTCGTTCGGCTCGGCGCGCGGCTTCTGGGTGCAGGACCCGCGCCCGGACGACGACCCGGCCACCAGCGAGGCGGTCTTCGTCTTCACCGGCAAGGAGACGCCGAAGGTCGCCGTCGGCGATGCGCTCACCTTCTCCGGCACGATCAGCGAGTACTACCCCGGCGGCAAGGACGCCGGTCTGCAGTCCGTCACCGAGATCACCGGCGCCACCTGGACGGTGCACTCCTCCGGCGCCCCGGTGCCGGCCGCCTTCAAACTCACCCCGTCCTCGGTGCCGAACCGGTACGCCCCCGCCGCGGGCGGCAAGAGCATCGAGTCCCTCAAGCTGCGCCCCGGCTCGTACGCGCTGGACCGCTACGAGTCGCTGGAGGGCATGCGCGTCTCGGTGTCGGACGCCCCGGTCGTCGGCGCGACCAACACCCACCACGAGCTGTGGGCGACCGCCGAGCCCCGCCACCAGCGCACGGCCCGCGGCGGCACGCTCTACCGCTCGTACGCGGACCCCAACGGCGGCCGGGTCAAGGTGACGTCGCTGATCCCCTTCTCCGAGCGGCCCTTCCCGGTGGCCGACGTCGGCGACAAGCTGACCGGCACCACCGCCGGCCCGCTGGACTACGACAGCTTCGGCGGCTACTCGCTCCAGGCCACCGAGCTGGGCACACTCACCGACCACGGCCCCGCGCCGGAGACCACCCGCAAGCAGAAGTCCGACGAGCTGGCCGTGGCCACCTACAACGTCGAGAACCTGGCCCCCACCACCCCGCAGGCCAAGTTCGACCGGCTGGCGAAGGCGCTGGTGCACAACCTGTCCTCCCCCGACGTCGTCGCGCTGGAGGAGGTCCAGGACGACAACGGCGCCACCGACAACGGCGTGGTCACCGCCGGAGCCACCCTCACCAAGCTCACCGACGCCATCAAGGCGGCCGGCGGCCCGGCGTACGAGTGGCGGCAGATCGACCCGGTCAACGACCAGGACGGCGGTCAGCCCGGCGGCAATATCCGCGTGGCGTTCCTGTTCAACCCCGAGCGGGTGTCGTTCACGGACATCAAGGGCGGCGACGCCACCACCCCGGTGCAGGTGGTCGCCGACCACGGCAAGGCCACCCTGTCCGCGTCCCCCGGCCGGATCGCGCCCGCCGACCCGGCGTGGAAGGCCAGCCGCAAGCCCCTCGTCGGGCAGTTCTCCCTCAAGAGCCGTCCGGGCAGCCGGGTGTTCGTGATCGCCAACCACTTCAACTCCAAGGGCGGCGACCAGGGCCTGGACAGCCGTTTCCAGCCACCGGCCCGGAGCTCGGAGACCCAGCGCACCGCCCAGGCCCGGCTGGTGAACGCTTTCGTCAAGGATCTGCTGGCGAAGGACCCGAAGGCCGATGTGGTGGTGGCCGGCGACCTCAACGACTACCAGTTCTCACCGGCGTTGAAGAGCCTCACCGCCGGGGGTGTGCTCACCGACCAGGTCGGCCGGCTGCCCGCCGCGGAGCGCTACGGCTATGTCTACAACGGCAACTCGCAGGTGCTGGACCACATGCTCACCAGCCGCCGGCTGACCCGGGCCGACTACGACATCGTGCACATCAACGCCGAGTACGCGGACCAGGCCAGCGACCACGATCCGCAGGTGCTGCGCATCAAGCCGTAG
- the dapA gene encoding 4-hydroxy-tetrahydrodipicolinate synthase translates to METMTTPLAPPVAAPPFGRTATAMITPFTADGELDTDGAQRLATHLVDDGGCDALVLSGTTGESPTTSDAEKEALVRAVVEAVGDRARITAGVGTSDTRHSVALARSAERAGAHGLLVVTPYYSRPTQEAAAHHLRTVADATGLPVMLYDIPGRTGTALTAGTLLRLAAHPRIAGVKDCAYDPLKSAKILASTGLAYYAGCDEQILPLRALGGSGCVSTAANAAPRAVCAVLDAFDAGDTAEAARRQLALLPLIEAVTGGEHPGTVTAKALLNHLGLPAGPVRGPLLAADAQLTSRLADALRATLDRTADVGTAVPAAVPG, encoded by the coding sequence ATGGAGACCATGACCACCCCCCTGGCACCCCCGGTGGCCGCACCACCCTTCGGCCGTACCGCAACCGCCATGATCACCCCGTTCACCGCCGACGGAGAGCTCGACACCGACGGCGCGCAGCGGCTCGCCACCCACCTCGTCGACGACGGCGGCTGCGACGCACTGGTGCTGAGCGGCACCACCGGGGAGTCCCCGACCACCTCGGACGCCGAGAAGGAAGCCCTGGTGCGGGCCGTGGTCGAGGCCGTCGGCGACCGGGCACGAATCACCGCGGGGGTCGGTACCAGCGACACCCGGCACTCCGTCGCGCTGGCCCGCAGCGCCGAACGGGCGGGCGCCCACGGCCTGTTGGTGGTCACGCCCTACTATTCGCGGCCCACCCAGGAGGCCGCCGCCCACCATCTGCGGACGGTCGCGGACGCCACCGGACTGCCGGTGATGCTCTACGACATCCCGGGCCGCACCGGCACCGCACTGACCGCCGGGACGCTGCTGCGACTGGCCGCCCATCCACGGATCGCGGGGGTCAAGGACTGCGCCTACGACCCGCTGAAGTCGGCGAAGATCCTGGCATCGACGGGCCTGGCCTACTACGCGGGCTGCGACGAGCAGATCCTCCCGCTCCGCGCGCTCGGCGGCAGCGGCTGTGTCAGCACCGCCGCCAATGCCGCGCCGCGGGCGGTATGTGCCGTGCTGGACGCCTTCGACGCCGGCGACACGGCCGAGGCGGCCCGGCGTCAGCTCGCGCTGCTCCCGCTCATCGAGGCGGTGACCGGCGGCGAGCACCCCGGCACGGTCACCGCGAAGGCGCTGCTGAACCACCTCGGCCTGCCCGCGGGACCGGTCCGCGGCCCGCTGCTGGCGGCGGACGCCCAGCTCACCAGCCGGCTGGCGGACGCGCTGCGGGCGACCCTGGACCGGACGGCGGATGTGGGTACCGCGGTGCCTGCGGCTGTCCCTGGCTAG
- a CDS encoding EI24 domain-containing protein gives MRDLVAGMRYLGKGQRWVAQHGRWWGFGLIPALIALVLYAGVLTVLALWSGDIAAWATPFADGWGSPWQGLLRGVFVGLLFAGGLMLSVLTFTAVTLLIGDPFYESLSEKVEESEGYCPPSPDRPLWQEIWIALRDSFHVLLRAAGFGILLFVLGFVPFLGQTVIPALGFCVSGFFLTVELTSVAMQRRDIPVRERLRLLRGRKALAIGFGTPVVLLFLIPFVAVALMPGAVAGATLLVRDLVDEEEPPAPDQGAGPAGQDRAGAPYGQPGGLGPAPGPFPASQGQPQAPRYPHPPSGPGSPAARPPAGW, from the coding sequence ATGCGTGATCTTGTAGCGGGGATGCGGTATCTGGGCAAGGGGCAGCGCTGGGTCGCCCAGCACGGCCGGTGGTGGGGATTCGGGCTGATTCCGGCGCTGATCGCGCTGGTGCTGTACGCCGGGGTGCTCACCGTGCTCGCCCTCTGGTCCGGCGATATCGCCGCCTGGGCGACGCCGTTCGCCGACGGCTGGGGCTCGCCGTGGCAGGGGCTGCTGCGCGGGGTGTTCGTGGGGCTGCTGTTCGCCGGCGGACTGATGCTGTCGGTGCTGACGTTCACCGCCGTCACCCTGCTGATCGGCGACCCCTTCTACGAGTCGCTGTCGGAGAAGGTCGAGGAGTCCGAGGGGTACTGCCCGCCGTCCCCGGACCGCCCGCTGTGGCAGGAGATCTGGATCGCCCTGCGGGACAGCTTCCATGTGCTGCTGCGGGCCGCCGGTTTCGGGATCCTGCTGTTCGTCCTCGGGTTCGTGCCGTTCCTCGGCCAGACCGTGATTCCCGCCCTCGGCTTCTGTGTCTCCGGCTTCTTCCTCACCGTCGAGCTGACCTCGGTGGCCATGCAGCGCCGGGACATTCCGGTGCGCGAGCGGCTGCGACTGCTGCGGGGCCGCAAGGCGCTCGCGATCGGCTTCGGCACCCCGGTCGTGCTGCTGTTCCTGATCCCGTTCGTCGCGGTGGCGCTGATGCCGGGCGCGGTGGCCGGCGCGACGCTGCTGGTACGGGACCTGGTGGACGAGGAGGAGCCGCCGGCGCCGGACCAGGGCGCGGGCCCGGCCGGGCAGGACCGGGCCGGGGCGCCGTACGGGCAGCCGGGCGGCCTCGGGCCGGCGCCCGGCCCGTTCCCCGCTAGCCAGGGACAGCCGCAGGCACCGCGGTACCCACATCCGCCGTCCGGTCCAGGGTCGCCCGCAGCGCGTCCGCCAGCCGGCTGGTGA
- the dapD gene encoding 2,3,4,5-tetrahydropyridine-2,6-dicarboxylate N-succinyltransferase: MTDAAVSASRTTGAVAAGLATVTSDGTVLDTWFPAPELVAVTAEGPGPAGTERLDDERATELLGAAVLKAIGPDPVRDVEVVAVRTVIASLDDKPLDAHDAYLRLHLLSHRLVKPHGQNLEGLFGLLANVAWTSLGPVAVDQVETVRLNARAEGLHLMVTSIDKFPRMTDYAAPTGVRIADADRVRLGAHLAAGTTVMHEGFVNFNAGTLGTSMVEGRISAGVVIGDGSDIGGGASTMGTLSGGGKQIISIGERCLLGAESGIGIALGDECVVEAGLYVTAGTRVTLPDGQIIKALELSGADNILFRRNSTTGTVEARPNKATWGGLNEVLHSHN, encoded by the coding sequence ATGACCGATGCTGCTGTTTCCGCTTCCCGTACCACCGGCGCCGTCGCCGCCGGGCTTGCCACCGTCACCTCCGACGGCACCGTTCTCGACACCTGGTTCCCGGCGCCCGAGCTGGTCGCTGTGACTGCCGAGGGCCCCGGCCCGGCCGGCACCGAGCGCCTCGACGACGAGCGCGCCACCGAACTGCTGGGCGCCGCCGTGCTCAAGGCGATCGGTCCCGACCCGGTCCGTGATGTCGAGGTCGTCGCCGTGCGTACGGTCATCGCCTCCCTCGACGACAAGCCGCTGGACGCGCACGACGCCTACCTGCGTCTCCACCTGCTCAGCCACCGGCTGGTCAAGCCGCACGGGCAGAACCTGGAGGGCCTCTTCGGCCTGCTGGCCAACGTCGCCTGGACCTCGCTGGGCCCGGTGGCCGTCGACCAGGTGGAGACGGTGCGGCTGAACGCCCGCGCCGAGGGGCTGCACCTGATGGTCACCAGCATCGACAAGTTCCCGCGGATGACCGACTATGCCGCGCCCACCGGGGTGCGGATCGCGGACGCCGACCGGGTGCGCCTGGGCGCGCACCTCGCGGCCGGTACCACCGTCATGCACGAGGGCTTCGTCAACTTCAACGCCGGGACGCTGGGCACCTCCATGGTCGAGGGCCGGATCAGCGCGGGCGTGGTCATCGGCGACGGCTCCGACATCGGCGGCGGCGCCTCCACCATGGGCACCCTCTCCGGCGGCGGCAAGCAGATCATCTCGATCGGCGAGCGCTGCCTGCTGGGCGCCGAGTCGGGCATCGGGATCGCGCTCGGCGACGAATGTGTCGTCGAGGCGGGGCTGTACGTCACCGCCGGCACCCGCGTCACACTGCCCGACGGCCAGATCATCAAGGCCCTGGAGCTCTCCGGCGCGGACAACATCCTCTTCCGCCGCAACTCCACCACCGGCACCGTCGAGGCCCGTCCGAACAAGGCGACCTGGGGCGGCCTCAACGAGGTGCTGCACAGCCACAACTGA
- a CDS encoding TetR/AcrR family transcriptional regulator: MARRYDPDRRQRIIDAAIAVVGERGIAGLSHRAVAAAADVPLGSTTYHFATLDELLVAALRQSNVVCLDDFARWVDGIDSAAPLAEEVARLVEDTLTGDRRRMELEYELYLAALRHEAVRPIAAECLDEMVRLLGQRIGDLHTARTVVALTDGLVLQHLLTGQPFDPEAVRAGLAGVLG, translated from the coding sequence ATGGCCCGGCGCTACGATCCGGACCGGCGGCAGCGGATCATCGATGCGGCGATCGCCGTGGTCGGTGAGCGCGGGATCGCCGGGCTCAGCCACCGCGCCGTGGCCGCCGCGGCGGATGTGCCGCTCGGCTCGACCACCTACCACTTCGCGACCCTGGACGAGCTGCTGGTCGCCGCGTTGCGGCAGTCCAACGTCGTGTGCCTGGACGACTTCGCACGCTGGGTCGACGGCATCGACTCGGCGGCACCGCTCGCCGAGGAGGTCGCGAGGCTGGTCGAGGACACGCTGACCGGTGACCGCAGGCGGATGGAGCTGGAGTACGAGCTGTATCTGGCGGCGCTGCGGCACGAGGCGGTCCGGCCGATCGCCGCCGAATGCCTGGACGAGATGGTGCGGCTGCTCGGACAGCGGATCGGCGATCTGCACACGGCGCGGACGGTGGTGGCCCTCACCGACGGGCTGGTGCTGCAACATCTGCTGACCGGGCAGCCCTTCGACCCCGAGGCGGTGCGGGCCGGGCTGGCCGGGGTGCTGGGCTGA
- a CDS encoding DMT family transporter has protein sequence MAYVMLAFAILSEILATTAMKYSDGFSRLWPSLATALGYLLAFALLAQTLKSISVGTAYAIWSGAGTAVIAMIGMVFLGESASALKLLGVLLVIAGVVVLNLDGAH, from the coding sequence ATGGCCTATGTGATGCTCGCCTTCGCGATCCTCTCCGAGATCCTCGCGACCACCGCGATGAAGTACAGCGACGGCTTCAGCAGGCTGTGGCCGTCCCTGGCCACCGCGCTGGGTTATCTGCTCGCCTTTGCCCTGCTCGCCCAGACACTCAAATCGATAAGCGTCGGCACCGCGTACGCCATCTGGTCCGGCGCAGGAACGGCGGTGATCGCCATGATCGGGATGGTCTTCCTGGGGGAGAGCGCCAGTGCGCTGAAGCTTCTCGGGGTGCTGCTGGTCATCGCCGGGGTCGTGGTGCTGAACCTGGACGGGGCGCACTGA
- a CDS encoding metal-sulfur cluster assembly factor, whose protein sequence is MTDTPTTTKPASEEEVREALYDVVDPELGIDVVNLGLIYGVHVDDANIATIDMTLTSAACPLTDVIEDQAKSATDGIVNELKINWVWMPPWGPDKITDDGREQLRALGFNV, encoded by the coding sequence ATGACCGACACCCCGACCACCACCAAGCCGGCTTCCGAGGAGGAGGTCCGCGAGGCGCTCTACGACGTCGTCGACCCCGAGCTGGGCATCGATGTCGTCAACCTGGGGCTGATCTACGGCGTCCACGTCGATGACGCCAACATCGCCACCATCGACATGACGCTGACCTCCGCGGCCTGCCCGCTGACCGACGTCATCGAGGACCAGGCGAAGTCCGCCACGGACGGCATCGTCAACGAACTGAAGATCAACTGGGTCTGGATGCCCCCGTGGGGCCCGGACAAGATCACCGACGACGGCCGCGAGCAGCTGCGCGCGCTGGGCTTCAACGTCTGA
- the sufU gene encoding Fe-S cluster assembly sulfur transfer protein SufU — MKLDSMYQDVILDHYKHPHGRGLRDGDAEVHHVNPTCGDEITLRVRLDGATIEDVSYEGQGCSISQASASVLNDLLVGKELGEAQKIQETFLELMQSKGQIEPDDAMEEVLEDAVAFAGVSKYPARVKCALLSWMAWKDATAKALSEEAKTA, encoded by the coding sequence GTGAAGCTGGATTCCATGTACCAGGACGTCATCCTGGACCACTACAAGCACCCGCACGGGCGCGGTCTTCGGGACGGCGACGCCGAGGTGCACCATGTCAACCCCACGTGCGGTGACGAGATCACGCTGCGCGTGCGGCTCGACGGCGCGACGATTGAGGATGTGTCCTACGAGGGCCAGGGCTGCTCCATCAGCCAGGCCAGTGCGTCGGTGCTCAACGACCTCCTCGTCGGCAAGGAGCTCGGTGAGGCGCAGAAGATCCAGGAGACGTTCCTGGAGCTGATGCAGTCCAAGGGCCAGATCGAGCCGGATGACGCCATGGAGGAGGTGCTGGAGGACGCGGTGGCGTTCGCCGGTGTCTCGAAGTACCCCGCGCGAGTGAAGTGCGCGCTGCTCAGCTGGATGGCCTGGAAGGACGCCACGGCCAAGGCCCTCTCCGAGGAGGCGAAGACCGCATGA
- a CDS encoding cysteine desulfurase has protein sequence MTQMPGLLDTEAIRKDFPLLDRVVHDGKKIVYLDNAATSQKPRQVLDALNEYYERHNANVHRGVHVLAEEATALYEGARDKVAAFINAPSRDEVIFTKNASESLNLVANMLGWADEPYRVDRETEIVITEMEHHSNIVPWQLLSQRTGAKLKWFGITDDGRLDLSNIDEVITEQTKIVSFTLVSNIMGTINPVETIIRRAQEVGALVCIDASQAAPHMVLDVQALQADFVAFTGHKMCGPTGIGVLWGRQELLEDLPPFLGGGEMIETVSMHSSTYAPAPHKFEAGTPPIAQAVGLGAAVDYLASIGMDNIAAHEHAITEYAVKRLLEVPDLRIIGPSTAEDRGATLSFTLGDIHPHDVGQVLDEQGIAVRVGHHCARPVCLRYGIPATTRASFYLYSTPAEVDTLVEGLEHVRNFFG, from the coding sequence GTGACACAGATGCCGGGCCTCCTCGACACAGAGGCGATCCGTAAGGACTTCCCCCTCCTGGATCGCGTGGTCCACGACGGGAAGAAGATCGTTTACCTGGACAACGCGGCGACTTCGCAGAAGCCCCGCCAGGTGCTCGACGCGCTGAACGAGTACTACGAGCGGCACAACGCCAACGTTCACCGCGGCGTGCATGTGCTCGCCGAGGAGGCCACGGCGCTGTACGAAGGCGCCCGCGACAAGGTGGCCGCCTTCATCAACGCGCCGAGCCGCGACGAGGTGATCTTCACCAAGAACGCCTCGGAGTCGCTCAACCTCGTGGCCAACATGCTGGGCTGGGCCGATGAGCCCTACCGCGTGGACCGCGAGACCGAGATCGTCATCACGGAGATGGAGCACCACTCCAACATCGTCCCGTGGCAGCTGCTCTCGCAGCGCACCGGCGCGAAGCTGAAGTGGTTCGGCATCACCGACGACGGCCGGCTCGACCTGTCCAACATCGACGAGGTCATCACGGAGCAGACGAAGATCGTCTCCTTCACGCTGGTCTCCAACATCATGGGCACGATCAACCCGGTCGAGACGATCATCCGCCGCGCCCAGGAGGTCGGCGCACTGGTCTGCATCGACGCCTCGCAGGCCGCCCCGCACATGGTGCTGGACGTGCAGGCGCTCCAGGCCGACTTCGTGGCCTTCACCGGCCACAAGATGTGCGGCCCGACCGGCATCGGTGTGCTGTGGGGCCGCCAGGAGCTGCTGGAGGACCTCCCGCCGTTCCTCGGTGGCGGCGAGATGATCGAGACCGTCTCGATGCACTCCTCGACCTATGCGCCCGCGCCGCACAAGTTCGAGGCCGGTACGCCCCCGATCGCCCAGGCCGTCGGCCTCGGTGCGGCCGTGGACTACCTCGCCTCGATCGGCATGGACAACATCGCCGCGCATGAGCACGCGATCACCGAGTACGCCGTCAAGCGGCTGCTGGAGGTCCCCGACCTGCGCATCATCGGCCCGAGCACGGCCGAGGACCGCGGGGCGACGCTCTCCTTCACGCTCGGCGACATCCATCCGCACGACGTCGGTCAGGTGCTGGACGAGCAGGGCATCGCGGTCCGCGTGGGTCACCACTGCGCACGGCCGGTCTGCCTGCGCTACGGAATTCCTGCGACCACGCGAGCGTCGTTCTATCTGTACTCCACCCCCGCCGAGGTCGACACCTTGGTCGAGGGCCTGGAGCACGTCCGCAACTTCTTCGGTTAA
- the sufC gene encoding Fe-S cluster assembly ATPase SufC, whose protein sequence is MATLEIHDLHVSVEAENGPREILKGVDLTVKQGETHAIMGPNGSGKSTLAYSLAGHPKYTITGGTVTLDGEDVLEMSVDERARAGVFLAMQYPVEVPGVSVSNFLRTSATAIRGEAPKLRLWVKEVKEAMERLSMDPAFAERNVNEGFSGGEKKRHEILQLELLKPAIAILDETDSGLDVDALRTVSEGVNRVRETGEVGTLLITHYTRILRYIKPDRVHVFANGRIAESGGAELADKLEAEGYEEYTKGGASL, encoded by the coding sequence ATGGCAACGCTTGAGATCCACGACCTGCACGTCTCCGTCGAGGCCGAGAACGGCCCGCGCGAGATCCTGAAGGGCGTCGACCTGACTGTGAAGCAGGGCGAGACGCACGCCATCATGGGCCCCAACGGCTCCGGCAAGTCGACCCTCGCCTACTCGCTCGCGGGTCACCCCAAGTACACGATCACCGGCGGCACCGTCACCCTCGACGGCGAGGACGTCCTGGAGATGTCCGTCGACGAGCGCGCCCGGGCCGGCGTCTTCCTCGCCATGCAGTACCCGGTCGAGGTGCCCGGCGTCTCGGTCTCCAACTTCCTGCGCACCTCCGCGACCGCGATCCGCGGCGAGGCCCCCAAGCTGCGGCTGTGGGTCAAGGAGGTCAAGGAGGCCATGGAGCGGCTGTCCATGGACCCCGCCTTCGCCGAGCGCAACGTCAACGAGGGCTTCTCCGGCGGTGAGAAGAAGCGCCACGAGATCCTCCAGCTGGAGCTGCTCAAGCCGGCCATCGCGATCCTCGACGAGACCGACTCCGGCCTGGACGTCGACGCGCTGCGCACCGTCTCCGAGGGCGTCAACCGCGTCCGCGAGACCGGCGAGGTCGGCACCCTGCTGATCACCCACTACACGCGGATCCTGCGCTACATCAAGCCCGACCGCGTGCATGTCTTCGCGAACGGCCGGATCGCCGAGTCCGGCGGCGCCGAGCTCGCCGACAAGCTCGAGGCCGAGGGCTACGAGGAGTACACGAAGGGTGGCGCAAGCCTGTGA
- a CDS encoding non-heme iron oxygenase ferredoxin subunit — protein sequence MTYVRAAALSELEEDTPKRVELDGTPVSLVRTEGEVFAINDICSHANVSLSEGEVEDCSIECWLHGSSFDLRTGKPSGLPATRPVPVYPVKIEGDDVLVSVTQES from the coding sequence ATGACGTACGTACGCGCAGCGGCGCTCAGCGAGCTGGAAGAGGACACCCCCAAGCGGGTGGAGCTCGACGGCACGCCCGTCTCGCTGGTCCGCACCGAGGGCGAGGTGTTCGCGATCAACGACATCTGCTCGCACGCGAACGTCTCCCTCTCGGAGGGCGAGGTCGAGGACTGCTCGATCGAGTGCTGGCTGCACGGTTCGAGCTTCGACCTGCGCACCGGCAAGCCGAGCGGCCTTCCCGCGACGCGCCCCGTCCCCGTATACCCCGTAAAGATCGAAGGGGACGACGTGCTCGTCTCCGTCACCCAGGAGTCCTGA
- the sufD gene encoding Fe-S cluster assembly protein SufD codes for MAEAQNIPAGSTTTGSIAVAAESTVATRMSAPPSYDVADFPVPHGREEEWRFTPLARLKGLHDGSAVAGGPDLKIDITAPEGVTHELVDRTDPRVGKAGKPVDRVAAQAYSSFEKASVVTVPKETVLTEPIRIAVHGDGGTAFGHQVIELGAFAEAVVVIDHTGDAVLAANVDYLLGDGAKLTVVSVQDWNDQAVHVGQHNALVGRDASFKSVVVTFGGDLVRLHPRITYAGPGGEAELYGLYFTEEGQHQEHRLMVDHEAPNCRSHVTYKGALQGQDAHAVWIGDVLIQASATGTDTYELNRNLVLTDGARVDSVPNLEIETGEIVGAGHASATGRFDDEQLFYLMARGIPADEARRLVVRGFFAELVQQIGLPDVEERLMSKIEAELEASAA; via the coding sequence ATGGCTGAGGCTCAGAACATCCCGGCGGGTTCCACGACCACCGGCTCCATCGCGGTGGCCGCGGAGTCCACCGTCGCCACCCGGATGAGCGCCCCGCCGTCCTATGACGTGGCGGACTTCCCGGTGCCGCACGGCCGCGAGGAGGAGTGGCGTTTCACCCCCCTCGCGCGTCTGAAGGGCCTGCACGACGGCAGCGCCGTGGCCGGCGGTCCCGACCTGAAGATCGACATCACCGCTCCCGAGGGTGTCACCCACGAGCTCGTCGACCGCACCGACCCGCGGGTCGGCAAGGCCGGCAAGCCCGTGGACCGGGTCGCCGCCCAGGCGTACAGCTCCTTCGAGAAGGCCTCGGTGGTCACGGTCCCCAAGGAGACCGTGCTCACCGAGCCCATCCGGATCGCCGTCCACGGTGACGGCGGCACGGCCTTCGGCCACCAGGTCATCGAGCTGGGCGCCTTCGCCGAGGCGGTCGTCGTCATCGACCACACCGGTGACGCGGTGCTCGCCGCCAACGTCGACTACCTCCTCGGTGACGGCGCCAAGCTGACCGTCGTCTCCGTCCAGGACTGGAATGACCAGGCCGTGCACGTCGGGCAGCACAACGCCCTCGTCGGCCGGGACGCGAGCTTCAAGTCCGTGGTCGTCACCTTCGGCGGCGACCTCGTCCGGCTGCACCCGCGCATCACGTACGCGGGACCCGGCGGCGAGGCCGAGCTCTACGGTCTGTACTTCACCGAAGAGGGCCAGCACCAGGAGCACCGCCTCATGGTCGACCACGAGGCGCCCAACTGCCGCTCCCACGTCACGTACAAGGGCGCGCTCCAGGGCCAGGACGCGCACGCGGTCTGGATCGGCGATGTCCTCATCCAGGCGTCCGCGACCGGCACGGACACCTACGAGCTCAACCGCAACCTCGTCCTCACCGACGGCGCGCGGGTGGACTCGGTGCCCAACCTCGAGATCGAGACCGGCGAGATCGTCGGCGCCGGCCACGCCTCGGCCACCGGCCGCTTCGACGACGAGCAGCTGTTCTACCTGATGGCCCGCGGCATCCCGGCCGACGAGGCCCGCCGACTGGTCGTCCGCGGCTTCTTCGCCGAGCTGGTCCAGCAGATCGGTCTCCCGGACGTCGAAGAGCGTCTGATGAGCAAGATCGAGGCCGAGCTGGAAGCGTCCGCGGCATGA